The sequence ATGGTCATTGCTGCAATTGCTTCCTTGCCAATTTTGTTTCGAGCGGGGATTTTACCAAATTCCCGAAAAGATCCCACGATGAAGTCCACTTTGAGATGCATTCCCTTATTCCTGCTGATTCTGCTTTCGTGTATCGCTTGCAGCGATGCAACCGTCGCTCGGGTAGAAATTCCAGGGATTTCACCATCGGCGTCGAATTTGCGCGATACGCTCAAAATGAAAGACTTCACGTTTGCACAAAGGCAGCAATGGGATTCGGCAACGGCGGTATGGTATGAAACGCAATATTTTGGCGGTTGCCTGAAAACGCTGGGATTTGAGCTCAATTGCACCGACTGCACGAATATTGGACTGAATCTTGAATTGACAGTTGATTCAACAGGCCAAATTCTTGAAACCCAGGTATTGAGCAGCAAAATCTATTGCTCAAAACACAGTGAGGCTGATGAGCTCAAAATGAAGGATTGCCTTCTTCAGTCTTTTCCTACCGTCCTCTTACCCAAGCCGTTTTATGACAAAATTCTTCTTGTATTTATTGGACGCGTGCCAATGTGCTAGAATCTTAGCCTTGAAAAAATGTGTCGAATGAAAGCAAACTACGGATGTAATCTGCGGTGATTTATTGTTTTTGGAGTCGCAGAAACCTGGAAAAAGGCAACAATATGGGAAGCCTTTTATAACTGCCATCAAGGGATTTCCCTTTCGGAAACATAAAAAATGACGGCTGTAACGCCCTGATATCCAAAATACAAGATTCGATCCCCATTTTTGAAACAGCAATGTCAACGCTCATACTTTTTTTTCCAGCTCATAGCGTTTTCGTGATTCTTTTTCCGTAGATTGGAGCTAATCTAAGTTCTTTTTTCAACAAATAATGTTTGCTTCACAATCAAAGATTCACAGAATGAAACAGTTACTTTTGGCAATACTTTTGCTCTTTTCATCGTACGCTGCTTCTGGCCAACTTAATTTCATGAGCGATTTTTCATGGGCAAGTCAGGACTCTGAAATCATCAGTACAGCTACCTTCGCCCTCTGCGAAGGCACTACAACCTCTATGACACTTACGACGAGCCTACCGCATCATCGCAATATCAATCTGCAAGGAAATCCACTTTCCAATGGTCACCCGACAACATCGGTACTCATCCCTATCCTAACTTGGTGATGCCATTGATGGTGACCGTGACCCTGACTTTCTCGCAGCCAGTTGCAAATTTGAACTTGTTGATTCGCGATCTTGATGACGATGCTCCAACACCTGGTCCCGAGGAAATCCTAACCAATTTCCGAATCAATGGTGTTCAAACCATGCCCAACAGCGTAACTGCCACTTCGGGTAATTATCAAATTTTCGGTTTGGTGATAGAACCTCTGACTGCCAATTGCAACGGTTGGTTCAATTGGCCCATCAACGGCATTAGTTCATTGTCCTTTGACTATGACCGCGACATCATGAACTACGCACTCCTTTTGGATTCGGTTAAATTTCAATGCAATGAGTCTTTTGTCTCAATTTCGGATCCCACGATTCCCTCCATCGAAGTTGGTCCTTCCCCTGCGGCGACATCGTTGACGGTGCGAATGCTCCATCAAACTGTTGCTAAAAATGAACTCTCCTTTTTCAATGCGGTAGGGCAATGTGTGAAGAAAGTACAGATGAACGGAGATCGCATGGATTTGGACATTTCGCAGCTGCCAAACGGGCCCTACTTTGTTTCTTTCGTCACAGAAGGGAAAAGTATTACCAAGAAATTCATTGTCCTGCGATAGGAGATTGCCTCCAATAAAGCGTATCAACAACGAAAAAATCGTTGCTGACGCGGTTGATTCATGCTTTGAAGCAATTGGAGCTATGCGCTAACCCGTTTCGCTTACGTAGTCACTTTCGATATTTCATCGATGAACTCCATT comes from Bacteroidota bacterium and encodes:
- a CDS encoding T9SS type A sorting domain-containing protein, which encodes MMPLMVTVTLTFSQPVANLNLLIRDLDDDAPTPGPEEILTNFRINGVQTMPNSVTATSGNYQIFGLVIEPLTANCNGWFNWPINGISSLSFDYDRDIMNYALLLDSVKFQCNESFVSISDPTIPSIEVGPSPAATSLTVRMLHQTVAKNELSFFNAVGQCVKKVQMNGDRMDLDISQLPNGPYFVSFVTEGKSITKKFIVLR